In Aerosakkonema funiforme FACHB-1375, a genomic segment contains:
- the prfC gene encoding peptide chain release factor 3: protein MTTEVEIELEAAVERRRNFAIISHPDAGKTTLTEKLLLYGGAIHEAGAVKARRAQRKATSDWMEMEQQRGISITSTVLQFEYRNCQINLLDTPGHQDFSEDTYRTLAAADNAVMLIDAAKGLEAQTRKLFEVCRMRNLPIFTFINKLDRPGREPLELLDEIERELGLQTYAVNWPIGMGDRFKGVFDREKRQIHLFERTAHGSREAKDTIVELGDPRLEKLLDRDLYYQLKEDLEVLEEVGPALDVEKVHSGKMTPLFFGSAMTNFGVELFLNSFLDCALKPGSHNSTIGEIPPTYPDFSGFVFKLQANMDPKHRDRVAFVRVCTGKFEKDMTVNHARSGKTVRLSRPQKLFAQERESIEEAYPGDVIGLNNPGVFAIGDTIYIGQKLEYEGIPCFSPELFAYLKNPNPSKFKQFRKGVSELREEGAVQIMYSADESKRDPILAAVGQLQFEVVQFRLLNEYGVETHLDLLPYTVARWVASGWEALEKVGRLFNTVTVKDSWGRPVLLFKNEWNLQQVQADHPELQLNSSAPVVSGQEPESL, encoded by the coding sequence ATGACCACAGAAGTTGAAATTGAACTCGAAGCAGCAGTTGAGCGTCGGCGCAACTTTGCGATTATTTCCCACCCGGATGCCGGTAAAACTACGCTCACCGAAAAGCTCTTGCTGTACGGGGGAGCAATTCACGAAGCAGGTGCGGTAAAAGCGCGGAGAGCGCAGCGGAAGGCAACTTCTGACTGGATGGAGATGGAGCAACAGCGGGGTATCTCGATTACCTCGACAGTATTGCAGTTTGAATACCGTAATTGTCAGATTAACCTGCTAGACACGCCCGGACACCAAGATTTTAGCGAAGATACCTATCGGACTCTGGCGGCGGCGGATAATGCGGTGATGCTGATCGATGCGGCTAAAGGTTTGGAAGCGCAGACCCGCAAGCTGTTTGAAGTTTGTCGGATGCGAAATCTTCCCATCTTCACCTTTATCAACAAACTCGATCGTCCGGGACGGGAACCCTTGGAATTGCTGGATGAAATCGAGCGGGAATTGGGTTTGCAGACTTATGCTGTTAATTGGCCGATCGGTATGGGCGATCGCTTTAAAGGCGTGTTCGATCGCGAGAAGCGCCAAATTCACTTATTCGAGCGTACCGCCCACGGTAGTCGCGAAGCAAAAGATACGATCGTCGAGCTGGGCGACCCCCGTCTGGAAAAATTATTAGACCGAGACCTCTATTACCAACTCAAAGAAGATTTAGAAGTTTTAGAAGAAGTGGGGCCAGCATTGGATGTGGAGAAAGTCCACAGCGGTAAAATGACGCCCCTGTTTTTCGGTAGCGCCATGACCAACTTCGGGGTAGAACTATTCCTCAATTCCTTCTTGGACTGCGCTCTTAAACCCGGTTCTCATAACAGTACCATTGGCGAAATACCCCCCACATATCCCGACTTTTCCGGATTCGTGTTCAAGCTGCAAGCTAACATGGACCCGAAACACCGAGATAGAGTCGCTTTCGTGCGCGTTTGTACCGGTAAGTTTGAAAAAGACATGACCGTCAATCATGCCCGCTCTGGTAAAACCGTGCGTTTGTCAAGACCCCAAAAATTGTTTGCCCAAGAAAGGGAATCGATCGAAGAAGCTTATCCCGGCGATGTCATTGGTTTGAATAATCCGGGAGTATTTGCGATCGGCGACACAATTTACATCGGTCAAAAGTTAGAGTACGAAGGCATACCCTGCTTTTCGCCGGAATTGTTTGCTTATTTGAAAAACCCAAATCCTTCTAAATTTAAGCAATTTCGTAAAGGCGTTTCCGAACTGCGGGAAGAAGGCGCAGTGCAAATCATGTACTCCGCCGATGAGTCCAAGCGCGATCCCATTCTGGCAGCAGTAGGACAGCTGCAATTTGAAGTAGTGCAGTTTCGCTTGCTCAACGAATATGGAGTGGAAACTCACTTGGACTTGTTACCCTATACGGTCGCTCGCTGGGTTGCCAGTGGCTGGGAAGCTTTAGAAAAAGTTGGTCGCCTTTTCAACACCGTAACGGTAAAAGATAGTTGGGGACGCCCAGTACTTTTGTTTAAAAATGAATGGAATTTGCAACAAGTACAGGCAGATCACCCGGAATTACAGCTAAATTCTTCGGCTCCAGTAGTTTCCGGTCAGGAACCGGAATCATTATGA
- a CDS encoding zinc metalloprotease HtpX has translation MVFPPDPPASGASASGKENSSLEAGLAALKQGNYKDAIAHLEAVCQIQQNQNAIYKAQMGLVVAYERSGNVLGAIALCKTLSKSSSRPVKEWADRTLADFVKRYPEEGTARQEGSGEDNQTSQSKDTGFVPFNPTAQVSSSRPKVPVSPPSSSLKDRNSSLSSPSSPSKQGNKENQPEIRSQISQKFDSASSPGFVPLDKATKPSRGAEEKVASRQSSDPEKKKAEKSLDYKPGWKQAGRAQKWQRLPVKTGFLFDLSQLWGVQAVTAIVLLISTFWAIDTILKFAVKTGRDLLIKLRIIYIGEDYYNDPMRLVPIASAIALIALIAASPWLMDGLLKAYHNLKPLPTATLSERSPEAVRVLQRFTREQRLPSPTLFVLPNSAPLALTYGNLRRTARIVVTQGLLDRLADDEIATIYAEQLGHIVYWDFALMSLGVLVAQVPYTFYWRVSQLGDLSPNSFLRLIAGAIAALSYGIYWLFRWPLLWLSRARIYYSDRISCEVTGNPNGLSRAILKMAIGIAKDIEQQGQTSNLLESFELLTTVGYRQAMSLGSLYAHTPLEPLLAWDCVNPHRRWLAINNSHPPMGERLQILARYANFWKLETELNLTYQSSVTLQNSKFFLQGSPYFGVFMGLALGGIFWFIGGISSLMRFRPLDWMWGDPSIIYGCLLIGISIGILLRIDSFFPDMKPLSVKKEAVLADLLTNPVALPADSQPIYLEGKLLGRPGVSNWLCQDLILQTATGLVKLHFFSWFGPIGNLLPRSPRPSDLVNRPISATGWFRRGVTPWIDLDSLRTQGGKTSQSAHPVWSTILAIAAALWGAYIIFKGGA, from the coding sequence ATGGTCTTTCCTCCCGATCCGCCTGCGTCTGGTGCATCTGCCTCTGGTAAGGAAAACTCATCTCTGGAGGCGGGTTTAGCAGCGCTCAAGCAAGGAAATTACAAAGATGCGATCGCTCACTTAGAAGCTGTCTGCCAAATCCAACAGAATCAAAATGCAATTTATAAGGCTCAGATGGGTTTAGTTGTAGCCTACGAACGTAGTGGCAATGTTCTAGGAGCGATCGCCCTGTGTAAAACTCTGAGTAAGAGTTCGAGCCGTCCCGTGAAAGAATGGGCCGATCGCACCCTGGCCGATTTTGTCAAGCGCTACCCAGAAGAAGGTACAGCAAGGCAGGAAGGCAGTGGGGAAGACAATCAGACTTCCCAGTCAAAAGACACTGGGTTTGTGCCTTTTAACCCCACAGCACAAGTGTCTTCGAGCAGACCGAAGGTGCCTGTGAGTCCGCCTTCATCATCTTTAAAGGATCGAAATTCTTCTTTATCTTCCCCATCTTCCCCCTCAAAGCAGGGAAACAAAGAAAATCAACCAGAAATCAGATCGCAAATATCACAAAAGTTTGATTCTGCCTCATCGCCTGGGTTTGTTCCCCTAGATAAGGCAACTAAACCAAGCAGAGGAGCAGAAGAGAAAGTCGCCAGTCGCCAATCTTCAGATCCTGAGAAAAAAAAAGCAGAAAAGAGCTTAGATTATAAACCAGGATGGAAACAAGCCGGAAGGGCACAAAAGTGGCAACGCTTGCCAGTAAAGACGGGTTTTCTCTTTGATTTATCGCAGCTTTGGGGAGTGCAGGCAGTAACTGCGATCGTCCTGCTGATTTCGACGTTTTGGGCGATCGATACCATACTCAAATTCGCAGTTAAAACAGGGAGAGATCTTTTAATTAAACTGCGAATTATCTATATAGGCGAGGATTACTATAACGACCCGATGCGTTTAGTTCCCATTGCCAGCGCGATCGCACTGATAGCCCTGATTGCCGCATCTCCCTGGTTAATGGATGGATTGCTCAAAGCATACCACAACCTCAAACCTTTACCGACGGCAACATTGAGCGAACGCAGTCCCGAAGCGGTCAGAGTGCTGCAACGTTTTACCCGCGAACAGCGCTTACCTTCTCCCACCTTATTTGTCTTACCAAATTCTGCACCCTTAGCACTTACCTACGGGAATCTGCGCCGTACTGCCCGCATTGTCGTAACTCAAGGATTGTTAGACCGATTGGCAGATGACGAAATCGCCACTATTTATGCCGAACAGTTGGGGCATATCGTTTACTGGGATTTCGCGCTGATGTCTTTGGGTGTTCTAGTGGCCCAAGTGCCTTACACTTTTTACTGGAGAGTGAGCCAGTTGGGAGATTTGTCGCCAAACTCGTTTTTGCGGTTGATTGCCGGAGCGATCGCGGCATTGAGTTACGGTATATATTGGCTATTTCGTTGGCCGCTTTTGTGGTTATCGAGGGCGAGGATTTACTATAGCGATCGCATTTCCTGCGAAGTTACGGGTAATCCGAACGGCCTCAGCCGCGCTATCTTGAAAATGGCGATCGGCATTGCCAAAGATATCGAGCAACAGGGACAAACGAGCAATCTGCTGGAAAGTTTCGAGCTGTTGACGACGGTGGGATATCGACAGGCGATGAGTTTGGGCAGCCTCTACGCTCATACTCCCCTAGAACCGCTGCTGGCGTGGGATTGCGTCAATCCTCATCGTCGCTGGTTAGCTATTAATAATTCTCATCCCCCAATGGGAGAGCGGTTGCAAATTTTAGCTCGCTATGCAAATTTCTGGAAATTAGAAACCGAACTTAACCTAACTTACCAATCTTCTGTTACCCTTCAAAATTCAAAATTTTTCTTACAAGGTTCGCCTTATTTTGGCGTTTTTATGGGTTTAGCCTTGGGAGGGATATTCTGGTTTATTGGCGGAATTAGCAGCTTGATGAGATTCCGACCGCTAGATTGGATGTGGGGAGATCCGTCAATTATATACGGTTGCCTGCTCATCGGCATCAGCATAGGCATCTTGTTGCGGATCGATTCTTTCTTTCCGGATATGAAACCTTTGTCTGTAAAAAAAGAAGCTGTTTTGGCAGATTTGCTAACCAATCCCGTTGCTTTACCCGCAGACAGTCAACCGATATACCTGGAAGGGAAATTGTTAGGGCGTCCCGGTGTCAGTAACTGGCTTTGTCAAGACCTCATTTTGCAAACGGCTACTGGTTTAGTTAAATTACACTTTTTTTCTTGGTTTGGGCCCATAGGCAATCTGTTGCCGCGATCGCCTCGCCCCAGCGATTTAGTCAACCGACCGATCTCCGCAACGGGTTGGTTTCGTCGGGGTGTTACGCCGTGGATCGATCTTGACAGCCTGAGAACTCAAGGCGGTAAAACCAGCCAAAGCGCTCATCCTGTCTGGTCTACGATTTTAGCGATCGCGGCTGCTCTTTGGGGC
- a CDS encoding DUF4870 domain-containing protein produces MYDTDKRKILSALCHGSIFFSLAFVSVGIPIAVLFVSDDPVVKDNAKEALNFHFNVWIYGIIFGILTIVLIGFLLLGILQIVNFVLPILAILQCLSNPEQPYRYPFIFRFL; encoded by the coding sequence ATGTATGACACTGACAAGCGAAAGATTTTATCAGCGTTATGTCATGGCTCGATATTTTTTAGCCTCGCCTTTGTCTCCGTTGGGATACCGATCGCGGTATTGTTCGTATCGGATGACCCAGTTGTGAAAGACAATGCCAAAGAAGCGCTGAATTTTCACTTCAACGTCTGGATTTATGGCATCATCTTTGGAATTCTCACAATTGTATTGATCGGATTCCTATTACTAGGAATTTTGCAAATTGTCAACTTTGTTTTGCCAATCTTAGCAATTCTCCAGTGCTTGAGCAATCCGGAACAACCCTACCGCTACCCTTTTATTTTTCGGTTCCTGTAG
- a CDS encoding trifunctional serine/threonine-protein kinase/ATP-binding protein/sensor histidine kinase produces MLTLPGYQITSAVHTGARTVIYRGIKLPDRQSVIVKTLLSKYPTLEEITRLRHEYKILQPLNIEGISKPIALENYKNGLALILEDFGAESLKQLMASHKISVASFLYIVSQLAEILHQLYENHIIHKDIKPQNILIEPVNWTVRLIDFSIASRLSRETPTISNADSLEGTLAYISPEATGRMNRFLDYRCDFYSLGVTCYEILTGQLPFLTKDPLELIHCHVAVSPIPPHQVNAEIPQAVSDIVMKLMAKSAEDRYQTALGLKADIEICLDRLLRFDRIEYFTPGAVDKSGQFLIPQKLYGREAEVAMLLDAFDRVASPQENGVTASNTEIMLVSGYSGIGKTRVINEVHKPIVRQRGYFIAGKFDQFKRNIPYAALIQAFQELIATLLTNNLDKIAIWKEKLQEALGQNGQVIIDVIPEVERIIGPQPEVPELGATEAQNRFNRLFQKFIGVFAQPTHPLVLFLDDLQWADSASLKLIQQIVTDPESKYLLLIGAYRDNEVSPTHATIQTIEKIQQAGAIVNNIVLQPLNFGSISQLIADTLGETVAQGRTFTLAELTYNKTQGNPFFLTQLLQTLHAEKLINFDYVEGRWLWDIERIQSIGIADYSVVELVARNIQKLSPETQEVLKLAACIGHQFTLDNLAVVNEQSLLKTADDLWEALQSGLILPLSQAYKIPFFFEETEQLFLQVEDLKISYKFLHDRVQQAAYSLIPDEQKKETHLKIGKLLLEKTAKFGLQENIFDIVNQLNIGVDFITSVAEKEELAKLNLLAGRKALAATAYDAAVRYLNVGLQLLAPDCWDSQYELARDLFVETTAAEYLNTNFERAKQLSDVVIQQARDLIEKIPIYERKIQFHIAQNQMQSALDTALPVLQKLGVYLPKKASKISILVGLIGTKITLRGKEIEELANLPEMTDIYKLAAMRILMTVLGSVYFVAPNLFPVFIFKMIHLSIKYGNSPLTAYVYDFYGVLCVALGDIESAYKFGQLAMRLLEKFNAKELKSKVKVVFNNGIRHWKDHAKETLEPMLEGIQDGLEVGDIEHACYNAMNYSVQSFLVGNHLETLAQALKNYREMTGKFKQDLQLISISVCSQAVANLTGNAEEKCKLVGEMFNDKEMLPILIEKNNVLVIFYVHFFKTFLSYLFKDYAQAIEQARRAEKYAEGAPGTMAFAVHKCYYSLALLKQYSYATKTEQRQYLKQVTELQKKMKKWADHAPTNHKHKYLLVEAEKARVLVRDIKAMEYYELAIKGAKEQGYIQEEALANELTAEFYFSRGKEKIAQIYLTDAYYGYIRWGSSAKVKDLEERYPEFFLGLVKREDSDLDVNRTTTSTTGGKSSVLDLVTVAKASQAISEEIVLDKLLAKLMHITLENAGASKGLLFLSRADKLLLVAEGAVERQKVRVLSSIPVESSHDVPSSIINYAVRTGENLLLNNAAIEPRFANDPYIEKSQVKSVLCLPLIHQGKFTGVLYLENNLSVGAFTPARLSVLKLLAAQASISLEKASLYQELQNYSQQLEQSLHKLQQTQTQLIQTEKISSLGQLVAGVAHEVNNPVSFINGNLHYTNEYVQNLLNLLNLYRQCFPDPPDRIQEEIEAIDLEYLIEDLPKMLSSMKVGTDRIRDIMQSLRNFSRIDNGKPKLANIHEGLDSTLMILQHRLKAKGERPAINLVKEYGDLPLVECYSGQLNQVFMNLLANAIDALEEVWGQTHPQPLRVPQGEEKDSKIQNPEIRIRTEAIDGDRVAIKIKDNGPGMTEEVRAKLFDAFFTTKPEGKGTGLGLSISYQIVVEKHGGSIECFSTPGEGTEFAIEIPVRQESQNSEMGALPRSDDSD; encoded by the coding sequence ATGTTAACGCTTCCTGGCTACCAAATCACGTCAGCCGTTCATACCGGAGCAAGAACAGTAATTTATCGTGGCATTAAACTGCCCGATCGACAATCCGTCATCGTCAAAACCCTGCTGTCAAAGTATCCTACCCTCGAAGAAATTACTAGATTGCGGCATGAATATAAGATTTTGCAACCATTAAACATAGAAGGAATATCCAAACCTATAGCCTTAGAAAACTATAAAAATGGTCTGGCTCTCATCCTGGAGGATTTTGGTGCGGAGTCTCTCAAGCAATTGATGGCATCCCATAAAATTTCTGTTGCCTCGTTCCTTTACATAGTTTCTCAGTTAGCAGAAATCCTCCACCAACTGTATGAAAATCACATCATTCATAAAGATATAAAACCTCAAAATATCCTAATCGAACCTGTTAACTGGACTGTCAGGCTGATTGACTTTAGCATTGCATCCCGCTTATCTAGAGAAACGCCAACTATTAGCAACGCCGATTCTCTTGAAGGCACTCTCGCCTACATTTCCCCCGAAGCAACGGGGAGAATGAATCGTTTTCTTGACTACCGCTGCGACTTCTACTCCCTCGGCGTCACCTGCTATGAAATATTGACGGGTCAGCTACCTTTTCTCACCAAAGATCCCCTAGAACTAATACACTGTCATGTAGCCGTTTCACCAATACCGCCCCATCAAGTCAACGCCGAAATTCCCCAAGCTGTTTCCGATATAGTGATGAAATTAATGGCTAAATCGGCTGAAGACAGATACCAAACAGCGTTGGGATTGAAAGCGGATATAGAAATTTGTTTGGATCGATTGTTGAGATTCGATCGCATTGAATACTTTACTCCCGGCGCTGTAGATAAGTCCGGTCAATTCCTCATTCCTCAAAAACTCTACGGACGAGAAGCGGAAGTTGCCATGCTTTTGGATGCGTTCGATCGCGTAGCGTCTCCCCAAGAGAATGGCGTCACCGCAAGCAACACCGAAATCATGCTCGTTTCCGGTTACTCTGGCATTGGCAAAACTCGCGTAATCAACGAAGTTCACAAACCAATTGTACGCCAGCGCGGCTACTTTATTGCGGGCAAATTTGACCAATTTAAGAGAAATATTCCCTATGCTGCCTTGATTCAAGCTTTTCAGGAATTAATTGCAACCTTATTAACAAACAATCTCGATAAAATCGCTATTTGGAAAGAAAAACTACAAGAAGCGCTCGGACAAAATGGCCAAGTAATTATAGATGTTATACCCGAAGTTGAACGGATTATCGGCCCTCAACCAGAAGTCCCGGAACTGGGAGCAACAGAAGCCCAAAATCGCTTTAATCGCCTGTTTCAAAAATTCATCGGTGTATTTGCCCAACCAACTCATCCCCTGGTATTATTCTTGGACGATTTACAGTGGGCAGATTCCGCTTCTCTAAAGTTAATTCAGCAGATTGTCACCGACCCCGAAAGCAAATATCTGCTGCTAATTGGAGCGTATCGCGACAATGAAGTCAGCCCCACCCACGCCACAATTCAAACTATAGAAAAAATTCAACAAGCTGGTGCAATTGTAAATAACATTGTTTTGCAACCATTGAATTTTGGTAGCATCAGTCAATTAATAGCAGATACTTTAGGTGAAACAGTAGCACAAGGAAGAACTTTTACTTTAGCTGAACTAACTTACAATAAAACCCAAGGAAATCCTTTCTTTTTAACCCAATTACTGCAAACTCTACACGCAGAAAAGCTAATTAATTTCGATTATGTAGAAGGACGATGGTTGTGGGATATAGAGAGAATACAATCTATAGGGATTGCCGATTATAGTGTTGTCGAATTGGTAGCGAGAAATATTCAAAAACTATCACCAGAAACTCAGGAAGTCTTAAAGTTAGCTGCTTGCATAGGTCACCAATTTACCTTAGATAACCTCGCTGTCGTCAACGAGCAATCTTTATTAAAAACTGCCGATGATTTGTGGGAAGCATTGCAATCTGGGTTAATTTTGCCGCTATCGCAAGCTTATAAAATTCCATTTTTTTTTGAAGAAACAGAACAATTGTTTTTACAAGTTGAAGATTTAAAAATTAGCTATAAGTTTTTACACGACAGAGTACAGCAAGCCGCCTATTCTTTAATACCAGATGAACAGAAGAAAGAGACGCACCTAAAAATAGGTAAGTTGCTTTTAGAAAAAACGGCCAAATTTGGGCTGCAAGAAAATATTTTTGATATTGTTAACCAGTTGAATATTGGCGTAGATTTCATCACCTCTGTTGCTGAAAAGGAAGAACTGGCGAAATTAAATCTGCTCGCGGGAAGGAAAGCTTTAGCCGCTACCGCTTATGATGCGGCGGTTAGATATTTAAATGTTGGTTTGCAATTGCTTGCGCCTGACTGTTGGGATAGTCAGTATGAATTGGCGCGGGATTTGTTTGTGGAAACTACAGCAGCTGAATACCTCAATACGAATTTTGAACGAGCGAAACAGTTGTCTGATGTTGTAATTCAACAAGCAAGAGATCTTATTGAAAAAATACCTATTTATGAAAGAAAAATCCAGTTTCATATTGCACAAAATCAGATGCAATCAGCGCTAGATACGGCGCTGCCAGTACTGCAAAAGCTGGGAGTATATCTTCCCAAAAAAGCAAGTAAAATTAGTATTTTGGTGGGGTTGATTGGCACGAAAATTACCCTACGAGGAAAGGAAATTGAAGAGTTGGCTAACTTGCCAGAAATGACCGATATATACAAACTGGCAGCTATGCGGATATTAATGACAGTTTTAGGATCGGTTTATTTTGTGGCTCCCAATCTTTTTCCAGTATTTATATTTAAGATGATACATTTGAGTATTAAATATGGCAATTCTCCTCTGACGGCTTACGTCTATGATTTTTATGGCGTACTATGCGTGGCTCTCGGAGATATTGAATCTGCCTATAAATTTGGCCAATTGGCTATGAGGCTACTGGAAAAATTTAACGCCAAAGAACTGAAATCGAAAGTAAAAGTAGTATTCAACAACGGAATCAGACACTGGAAAGACCATGCAAAAGAAACTTTAGAACCAATGCTTGAAGGAATTCAAGATGGTCTGGAAGTAGGAGATATAGAACACGCTTGTTACAATGCGATGAATTATTCCGTACAATCTTTTTTGGTTGGTAATCATTTAGAAACTTTGGCTCAAGCGCTGAAAAACTATCGAGAAATGACGGGTAAATTCAAACAGGATCTTCAACTAATAAGCATAAGTGTATGCAGTCAAGCAGTCGCCAATCTAACAGGTAACGCCGAGGAAAAGTGCAAGTTAGTCGGTGAAATGTTTAACGATAAAGAAATGTTACCAATATTAATAGAAAAAAACAATGTATTGGTAATTTTTTATGTTCATTTTTTTAAAACGTTTCTTTCGTATTTGTTTAAAGACTACGCTCAGGCTATTGAACAAGCGAGAAGGGCGGAAAAATACGCAGAAGGTGCGCCCGGTACTATGGCTTTTGCTGTCCATAAGTGCTACTACTCTCTGGCACTTTTAAAACAGTATAGCTACGCGACAAAAACTGAGCAAAGGCAATATCTCAAGCAAGTGACAGAGCTTCAGAAGAAAATGAAAAAATGGGCAGACCACGCGCCCACAAATCACAAACATAAGTACTTGCTTGTAGAGGCAGAAAAAGCGAGAGTACTCGTTCGAGATATAAAGGCGATGGAGTATTATGAATTAGCAATAAAAGGAGCGAAAGAACAAGGATACATCCAGGAAGAAGCATTGGCGAACGAACTCACAGCAGAGTTTTATTTCTCCCGTGGCAAAGAGAAAATAGCTCAAATATATCTCACCGATGCCTACTATGGATATATTCGCTGGGGCAGTTCGGCTAAAGTCAAAGATTTAGAAGAAAGATATCCTGAATTCTTTTTGGGATTGGTGAAGCGAGAAGACTCTGACTTGGATGTAAATAGAACAACCACCTCGACAACAGGAGGAAAGTCATCGGTATTGGATTTGGTGACTGTGGCAAAAGCTTCGCAAGCAATTTCCGAAGAAATCGTTCTCGATAAGCTGCTTGCTAAGTTAATGCACATCACACTTGAGAATGCAGGCGCTTCCAAAGGTCTTCTCTTTTTGTCAAGGGCAGATAAATTGCTGTTGGTAGCTGAGGGTGCTGTAGAAAGACAAAAGGTGCGAGTGTTGTCATCAATTCCCGTAGAATCTAGCCACGATGTACCGAGTTCAATTATCAATTATGCGGTCAGAACCGGGGAAAATTTATTATTAAATAATGCGGCGATTGAACCACGATTTGCTAACGATCCCTACATTGAGAAAAGCCAGGTCAAGTCTGTTCTTTGTTTGCCGCTGATTCATCAGGGAAAATTTACGGGAGTTTTGTATTTAGAAAATAATTTGAGTGTGGGAGCTTTTACGCCTGCGCGATTGTCCGTGTTAAAACTTTTAGCTGCACAAGCGTCTATTTCTTTAGAGAAGGCGAGCCTTTATCAGGAGTTGCAAAACTATTCTCAGCAACTGGAACAATCTTTGCATAAGTTGCAACAAACGCAGACTCAGCTAATTCAAACCGAGAAAATATCGAGTTTGGGGCAATTGGTTGCGGGGGTAGCTCATGAAGTAAATAACCCGGTTAGCTTTATCAATGGGAATCTGCACTATACAAATGAATACGTACAAAATTTGCTAAACTTGCTGAATCTATATCGGCAGTGTTTTCCCGATCCTCCAGATCGGATTCAAGAAGAAATAGAAGCGATCGATCTAGAATACCTGATAGAAGATTTGCCCAAAATGCTGTCTTCGATGAAAGTGGGAACCGATCGCATTCGCGATATTATGCAGTCGTTACGCAATTTCTCCCGAATTGATAACGGAAAACCGAAATTGGCAAACATTCATGAGGGACTCGATAGTACGCTGATGATTCTCCAGCATCGCCTCAAAGCTAAGGGAGAACGTCCGGCGATAAATTTGGTGAAGGAGTACGGGGATTTGCCGCTTGTGGAATGTTATTCGGGACAACTAAATCAGGTGTTTATGAATCTGTTGGCGAATGCGATCGACGCCCTTGAAGAAGTTTGGGGGCAAACCCACCCTCAACCCCTAAGAGTCCCACAGGGAGAGGAGAAAGATTCCAAAATTCAAAATCCAGAGATTCGCATTCGTACAGAGGCGATAGATGGCGATCGGGTGGCGATTAAGATTAAAGATAATGGCCCTGGAATGACCGAAGAAGTACGCGCTAAGCTTTTCGATGCTTTTTTTACAACCAAGCCAGAGGGTAAGGGTACTGGTTTGGGATTGTCAATTAGTTATCAAATTGTCGTCGAAAAACATGGAGGTAGTATTGAATGTTTTTCCACTCCAGGAGAAGGGACAGAGTTTGCAATCGAGATTCCTGTAAGGCAGGAGTCTCAGAATAGCGAGATGGGAGCGCTTCCCCGATCGGATGATTCAGATTAA
- the cruF gene encoding gamma-carotene 1'-hydroxylase CruF — translation MKQLVMAERFCLIGHLVSMAFGLAGLLLVLPNPELIVSLPAYGQTFFQWSMAGGGVVYIVLGAAAVAIYAYRTLGLWRWLAFMVPSVFISLGSELLGTSTGFPFGHYGYLSGLGYKVAGLVPVTIPLSWFYLGLVSYLLATTGLNSDRKSSWLYQVGAIALGALLLTSWDFVLDPAMSQTMVPFWHWEQPGAFFGMPYQNFAGWFGTGTVFMTVATILWKKISNSTSDAVGQLTRSQLNLPLTVYLGNFVFATVMSLAAGIWIPVVLGLVVGVFPAVTLWWAAKPAPDSAALNLAVTTAAANLSASEASRKAEVSVASAGVAPK, via the coding sequence ATGAAGCAACTGGTTATGGCCGAGCGCTTCTGTCTGATCGGTCATCTCGTGTCAATGGCTTTTGGACTGGCAGGACTGCTGTTAGTTTTACCAAATCCGGAATTAATTGTAAGTTTACCGGCGTATGGGCAGACCTTCTTCCAGTGGAGCATGGCTGGTGGTGGTGTAGTTTACATCGTTTTGGGAGCGGCAGCTGTGGCCATTTATGCTTACCGCACGCTGGGGTTGTGGCGTTGGCTGGCATTTATGGTCCCGTCTGTGTTTATTTCCTTGGGTAGCGAATTGCTGGGAACCAGTACGGGTTTTCCCTTCGGTCACTATGGGTATTTGAGCGGCTTGGGATATAAGGTAGCTGGCTTAGTTCCCGTGACGATACCCCTTTCCTGGTTTTATTTAGGGTTGGTTTCCTACTTACTCGCCACAACGGGTTTAAATTCCGATCGCAAATCGAGTTGGCTGTATCAAGTCGGGGCAATTGCATTAGGAGCCCTGCTACTGACATCCTGGGACTTCGTACTTGACCCCGCCATGAGTCAGACGATGGTTCCCTTCTGGCATTGGGAACAACCCGGTGCTTTCTTCGGGATGCCCTACCAAAACTTTGCCGGTTGGTTTGGAACGGGTACAGTGTTCATGACCGTGGCAACTATTTTGTGGAAAAAGATCTCCAACTCAACATCAGATGCAGTTGGACAGTTAACCCGATCGCAACTAAACCTGCCCCTAACCGTTTATTTGGGTAACTTTGTCTTCGCAACGGTAATGAGCTTGGCAGCTGGCATCTGGATACCTGTTGTATTGGGTTTAGTGGTAGGCGTTTTTCCTGCCGTCACCCTTTGGTGGGCAGCCAAACCAGCACCAGACAGCGCTGCCCTCAATTTAGCAGTTACTACCGCTGCTGCTAATCTATCTGCCAGCGAAGCCAGCCGGAAAGCTGAAGTTTCAGTTGCTTCTGCGGGGGTTGCTCCCAAGTGA